From the genome of Miscanthus floridulus cultivar M001 chromosome 10, ASM1932011v1, whole genome shotgun sequence, one region includes:
- the LOC136484734 gene encoding phytochrome A type 5-like isoform X1, with translation MRAAPINLHQVETTCICIYDWQDRRGQQTDRALAAYYCPGRGGTSGSTFKRIIYLRYKTFSPRHTTQFSNSSNRTRQSSLARMLAQITVDSELGTKYEDSRNSFGYPMLLEGTTSTNLHQGCSEKDIAYLQQFGCLLVLDAKSLNVIAFSENAPEMLSTVCHVVPSIYESPMLSIGTNVLSLFVEYSATSLYMVLRSADVSSLNPVLVECRSSGKLFYAIAHQVTGTDCLMVDFEPVKPSEFSTAAAWALPQSYMLGAPAVSKIQSVPGGSMEVLCHTLVQEIFDLVGYDRVMAYKFHEDYHGEIIAEVRKPGLEPYIGLHYPATDIPQAARILFTKHQVQMICDCSLRPVKIIKDEELPFNVSLRGSTLGVPHSCHLQYMKNMKSVASLVLAVLISENGEYSEAKHEQPTQWRHPRKKLWGLIVCHHMSPRHVPFSLRHACEFIVQVFAVHINKELELEKQMRHTSMIKRSSHMDFEMGELVLQDMVEAAVSEVWPACQGKGITVSTDHAEKFRKQRLSDPYLMQLLQNLLFDFLFASVKFCPVGGSIVISCNQTMKIGENINIMDLELRIKHTMIALPEEMFSQMLEGENEEQPEEDLTLVICRNIMTLTN, from the exons ATGCGCGCAGCGCCTATAAATTTGCACCAGGTGGAGACCACATGCATATGCATATATGATTGGCAGGACCGCAGGGGGCAACAAACAGATCGGGCTCTCGCTGCCTACTACTGCCCTG GCAGGGGTGGTACAAGTGGAAGTACCTTTAAGCGGATCATATACTTGAGGTACAAAACGTTTTCACCAAGACATACAACACAATTTTCCAATTCTTCAAACAGAACTCGCCAGAGTTCCCTAGCAAGGATGTTAGCACAAATAACCGTTGACTCTGAACTTGGCACCAAATATGAAGATTCTCGTAATTCCTTCGGCTACCCGATGTTGTTAGAGGGGACCACTTCAACTAATCTACATCAGGGGTGTTCAGAGAAGGACATAGCATACTTGCAACAATTTGGTTGCTTGTTGGTGCTTGATGCAAAGAGCCTCAATGTCATTGCATTCAGTGAGAATGCACCCGAGATGCTTAGCACAGTCTGCCATGTAGTGCCAAGTATCTATGAATCCCCAATGTTGTCCATTGGGACCAATGTGTTGTCGCTTTTCGTGGAATATAGTGCCACATCACTATATATGGTACTAAGGTCTGCTGATGTTTCTTCTCTGAATCCAGTCCTAGTTGAGTGCAGATCATCAGGCAAGCTCTTTTATGCCATTGCCCATCAGGTGACTGGGACTGATTGTCTAATGGTAGATTTTGAGCCAGTGAAGCCTTCTGAATTTTCTACTGCTGCTGCATGGGCTTTGCCGCAGTCTTACATGCTTGGAGCGCCGGCAGTATCAAAGATCCAGTCAGTGCCAGGTGGAAGCATGGAGGTCTTGTGCCATACTTTGGTACAAGAAATCTTTGACTTAGTGGGATATGATAGAGTCATGGCTTACAAGTTCCATGAAGATTATCATGGTGAGATCATTGCTGAGGTTAGAAAACCTGGTCTTGAACCATATATTGGCCTACACTATCCAGCCACTGATATCCCTCAAGCCGCCAGGATTCTTTTCACGAAGCACCAAGTTCAAATGATATGTGATTGCTCTCTGAGGCCAGTGAAGATTATCAAAGACGAGGAACTCCCTTTTAATGTTAGCTTGCGTGGTTCAACTCTTGGGGTGCCACACAGTTGTCACCTTCAGTATATGAAGAACATGAAATCGGTTGCCTCTCTAGTATTGGCTGTTTTGATAAGTGAAAATGGAGAATATTCTGAAGCCAAGCATGAACAACCAACACAATGGCGGCACCCGAGGAAGAAGCTATGGGGTCTCATTGTTTGCCACCATATGAGCCCTAGACATGTCCCCTTTTCGCTACGGCATGCCTGTGAATTCATAGTACAAGTGTTTGCTGTCCACATAAATAAGGAGCTAGAATTGGAGAAGCAGATGCGACACACAAGTATGATAAAAAG GTCAAGTCATATGGATTTCGAGATGGGTGAACTTGTGTTACAAGACATGGTGGAGGCCGCAGTAAGTGAAGTATGGCCAGCTTGTCAAGGAAAAGGGATCACAGTATCTACCGACCATGCAGAGAAATTTCGCAAGCAAAGGCTCAGTGATCCGTACTTAATGCAGCTACTGCAGAATCTCCTGTTCGACTTCCTATTTGCTTCTGTGAAGTTCTGTCCTGTTGGAGGTTCCATTGTAATATCTTGCAATCAGACTATGAAAATTGGAGAAAACATTAATATCATGGATCTGGAACTTAG GATCAAGCACACAATGATAGCACTCCCAGAGGAAATGTTTTCACAAATGTTAGAAGGAGAAAACGAAGAGCAGCCAGAGGAGGACTTGACCCTTGTAATTTGTAGAAACATTATGACTCTCACGAACTAA
- the LOC136484734 gene encoding phytochrome A type 5-like isoform X2 has translation MLAQITVDSELGTKYEDSRNSFGYPMLLEGTTSTNLHQGCSEKDIAYLQQFGCLLVLDAKSLNVIAFSENAPEMLSTVCHVVPSIYESPMLSIGTNVLSLFVEYSATSLYMVLRSADVSSLNPVLVECRSSGKLFYAIAHQVTGTDCLMVDFEPVKPSEFSTAAAWALPQSYMLGAPAVSKIQSVPGGSMEVLCHTLVQEIFDLVGYDRVMAYKFHEDYHGEIIAEVRKPGLEPYIGLHYPATDIPQAARILFTKHQVQMICDCSLRPVKIIKDEELPFNVSLRGSTLGVPHSCHLQYMKNMKSVASLVLAVLISENGEYSEAKHEQPTQWRHPRKKLWGLIVCHHMSPRHVPFSLRHACEFIVQVFAVHINKELELEKQMRHTSMIKRSSHMDFEMGELVLQDMVEAAVSEVWPACQGKGITVSTDHAEKFRKQRLSDPYLMQLLQNLLFDFLFASVKFCPVGGSIVISCNQTMKIGENINIMDLELRIKHTMIALPEEMFSQMLEGENEEQPEEDLTLVICRNIMTLTN, from the exons ATGTTAGCACAAATAACCGTTGACTCTGAACTTGGCACCAAATATGAAGATTCTCGTAATTCCTTCGGCTACCCGATGTTGTTAGAGGGGACCACTTCAACTAATCTACATCAGGGGTGTTCAGAGAAGGACATAGCATACTTGCAACAATTTGGTTGCTTGTTGGTGCTTGATGCAAAGAGCCTCAATGTCATTGCATTCAGTGAGAATGCACCCGAGATGCTTAGCACAGTCTGCCATGTAGTGCCAAGTATCTATGAATCCCCAATGTTGTCCATTGGGACCAATGTGTTGTCGCTTTTCGTGGAATATAGTGCCACATCACTATATATGGTACTAAGGTCTGCTGATGTTTCTTCTCTGAATCCAGTCCTAGTTGAGTGCAGATCATCAGGCAAGCTCTTTTATGCCATTGCCCATCAGGTGACTGGGACTGATTGTCTAATGGTAGATTTTGAGCCAGTGAAGCCTTCTGAATTTTCTACTGCTGCTGCATGGGCTTTGCCGCAGTCTTACATGCTTGGAGCGCCGGCAGTATCAAAGATCCAGTCAGTGCCAGGTGGAAGCATGGAGGTCTTGTGCCATACTTTGGTACAAGAAATCTTTGACTTAGTGGGATATGATAGAGTCATGGCTTACAAGTTCCATGAAGATTATCATGGTGAGATCATTGCTGAGGTTAGAAAACCTGGTCTTGAACCATATATTGGCCTACACTATCCAGCCACTGATATCCCTCAAGCCGCCAGGATTCTTTTCACGAAGCACCAAGTTCAAATGATATGTGATTGCTCTCTGAGGCCAGTGAAGATTATCAAAGACGAGGAACTCCCTTTTAATGTTAGCTTGCGTGGTTCAACTCTTGGGGTGCCACACAGTTGTCACCTTCAGTATATGAAGAACATGAAATCGGTTGCCTCTCTAGTATTGGCTGTTTTGATAAGTGAAAATGGAGAATATTCTGAAGCCAAGCATGAACAACCAACACAATGGCGGCACCCGAGGAAGAAGCTATGGGGTCTCATTGTTTGCCACCATATGAGCCCTAGACATGTCCCCTTTTCGCTACGGCATGCCTGTGAATTCATAGTACAAGTGTTTGCTGTCCACATAAATAAGGAGCTAGAATTGGAGAAGCAGATGCGACACACAAGTATGATAAAAAG GTCAAGTCATATGGATTTCGAGATGGGTGAACTTGTGTTACAAGACATGGTGGAGGCCGCAGTAAGTGAAGTATGGCCAGCTTGTCAAGGAAAAGGGATCACAGTATCTACCGACCATGCAGAGAAATTTCGCAAGCAAAGGCTCAGTGATCCGTACTTAATGCAGCTACTGCAGAATCTCCTGTTCGACTTCCTATTTGCTTCTGTGAAGTTCTGTCCTGTTGGAGGTTCCATTGTAATATCTTGCAATCAGACTATGAAAATTGGAGAAAACATTAATATCATGGATCTGGAACTTAG GATCAAGCACACAATGATAGCACTCCCAGAGGAAATGTTTTCACAAATGTTAGAAGGAGAAAACGAAGAGCAGCCAGAGGAGGACTTGACCCTTGTAATTTGTAGAAACATTATGACTCTCACGAACTAA
- the LOC136488707 gene encoding uncharacterized protein, whose translation MEGGGSAAVPHELTGAGRSAATPEASIERGGSVAAPSEIKETSPPAQEQGVGSKQSRPDESRFLRRGHSLGLAPKKSLALQAGWTTLPDVAPISGRSGADAVASLADPAAPVVVPAPLVVAEQATSSVAGAAPPAGGLASPVGVAATAPSQEQPDMVMVMSDGVAQSVPTVAQATAPDAGWAEEDVAGGSPTLMSLAQWNVAMVASEGAAQFVPSEAWTEVTVTTTSPTGSDVAMVASEGAAQSAPPAAQAAAPKAGRMEEDMAEGSPGVVAVVERTRRMSPPALLSGGSSSSRTGGAAALVNGHCGRNIGSFLA comes from the exons atggaggggggtggctctgcTGCCGTGCCCCACGAGCTGACGGGGGCAGGCAGGTCCGCCGCCACGCCCGAGGCATCGATAGAGAGGGGTGGCTCCGTTGCTGCGCCCTCAGAGATAAAGGAGACGAGCCCCcctgcccaggagcagggggtaggctcaaagCAGTCCCGCCCAGACGAGTCGAG ATTCTTGCGACGGGGCCACTCTCTGGGgctagcgcccaagaagagccttgctcTTCAGGCGGGATGGACGACGCTACCCGACGTCGcccctatttcgggcaggagcgGCGCTGATGCTGTGGCCTCGTTGGCTGATCCGGCGGCGCCCGTGGTGGTGCCTGCGCCCTTGGTGGTTGCTGAGCAGGCGACGTCTTCCGTGGCGGGTGCGGCACCACCAGCCGGGGGTCTGGCGTCGCCGGTGGGGGTGGCCGcgaccgcgccaagccaggagCAGCCGGACATGGTCATGGTGATGTCCGATGGGGTGGCGCAATCCGTGCCTACGGTGGCCCAAGCGACGGCACCCGACGCGGGCTGGGCGGAGGAGGACGTGGCTGGAGGGTCCCCAACCCTGATGAGCCTGGCACAGTGGAACGTAGCCATGGTGGCGTCTGAGGGAGCAGCGCAGTTTGTGCCGTCGGAGGCCTGGACGGAGGTGACCGTGACCACGACAAGCCCGACGGGGTCGGATGTTGCCATGGTGGCGTCCGAGGGGGCGGCGCAATCCGCGCCACCGGCGGCCCAGGCTGCGGCGCCGAAGGCGGgccggatggaggaggacatggccgaAGGGTCTCCGGGcgtcgtggcggtggtggagaggactcgCAGGATGTCACCCCCGGCCCTGTTGTCGGGGGGCAGCAGCTCCTCCCGCACAGGGGGAGCCGCTGCTCTAGTGAATGGCCACTGTGGACGCAacatcggctcttttctcgcttga
- the LOC136488708 gene encoding uncharacterized protein, whose protein sequence is MYTGQFIYYHRRATLSIGDILPLRGILKGAVICNVEHHAGDCGAPPSGCPRTTPSSSAATLITAPLLGHLGIVISRNPDNSVWVGGASRQRKAATHNGKADDVRHPPVPLLLRQQWPLLSTGGPHHVIYVG, encoded by the coding sequence atgtacacgggccagttcatctactaccatcgccgcgccacgctctccatcggcgacatcctaccgctccgtgggatcctcaaaggcgccgtcatctgcaacgtcgagcaccacgccGGTGACTGCGGTGCCCCTCCGTCGGGGTGTCcaaggactacgccatcatcatcagcagcaACCCTGATAACGGCACCTCTGCTGGGGCATCTAGGGAttgtcatcagccgcaaccccgacaacAGCGTCTGGGTAGGGGGTGCCTCCCGCCAAAGGAAGGCCGCAACGCACAATGGCAAAGCCGATGACGTTCGGCACCCTCCTGTGCCCCTCCTTCTTCGGCAGCAATGGCCCCTCCTCAGCACAGGCGGCCCGCACCAtgtcatctacgttggatga